The following are from one region of the Salvia hispanica cultivar TCC Black 2014 chromosome 1, UniMelb_Shisp_WGS_1.0, whole genome shotgun sequence genome:
- the LOC125194828 gene encoding LOW QUALITY PROTEIN: classical arabinogalactan protein 10-like (The sequence of the model RefSeq protein was modified relative to this genomic sequence to represent the inferred CDS: inserted 2 bases in 1 codon), whose product MASSTGLIKLFLIMALIATSCMAQSPTGAPTVSPTAAPVAPPXPPTPAPSPSPAPSTPAPTPAPVAAPTPAPAAGEEAPAPAPGAATPTSPAPGAAGPAAGPGADQPPADDGNSGFVSRASFGGAAFAAVLVAVALA is encoded by the exons ATGGCTTCCTCAACAGGACTCATCAAGCTCTTCCTCATCATGGCACTCATTGCCACGTCATGCATGGCCCAATCCCCCACCGGCGCCCCAACCGTCTCCCCCACCGCCGCCCCAGTGGCGCCGCC ACCCCCCACCCCAgccccctccccctccccgGCCCCATCCACCCCCGCCCCCACCCCAGCCCCTGTCGCCGCCCCCACACCCGCCCCCGCCGCCGGAGAAGAAGCCCCCGCCCCCGCCCCGGGCGCCGCCACACCGACCTCCCCCGCCCCGGGCGCCGCCGGCCCCGCTGCCGGGCCAGGTGCCGATCAGCCGCCTGCCGACGACGGCAACAGCGGATTCGTGAGCAGGGCTAGCTTCGGCGGCGCCGCCTTCGCGGCGGTGCTTGTGGCGGTGGCTTTGGCATAG